The genomic region ACTCTTCTCCTTGATCGTTAAAGGCAAGCATACCAGCAAAATCAACAGGCTTGCGACGTGTTGAAAACTCTGCCAAAGAATTCATATCATTATCAAGATCTGGATAACGATCTAACTGTCCTTTAAGAACTTCATAAGTAGCGATGGTATCTGCCTCAGCACTATGCGCATCTGTTAAATCTTTATCGCAATAAAATTTATAGGCTGCAACTAGTGTGCGTTGCTCCATTTTATGAAAAATATTTTGTACATCAATTGCATTACGATTACCCATATCAAAATCAACACCAGCACGCAACATTTCTTCTGCCAGTAATGGAATGTCAAAACGATTTGAGTTAAAGCCGGCAAGATCAGAGTCTTTAATAATATTATGTATCTCGTGTGCTAGTTCTTTAAAAGTAGGCTCATCCTTTACCATATCATCTGTAATACCGTGCACGGCAGTTGTCGCTGCTGGAATGGGTACGGTAGGATTGACGCGATAGGTATATGTTTTTTCGGTACCATCTGGCAATACTTTATGTATAGCTATTTCAACTATTCGATCTTTCGAAATATTAACGCCGGTTGTTTCAAGATCAAAAAAACAAATAGGTCTACGTAAATTAAGTTGCATGAGATGTATTTTAAAAGTCAGAGAGTTTTCTAGAATTACACTTTCGCAAAAGCGTACTTCTACAATACTCATGTATTTAAACTTTATTATTTTTACAAAGATAGCGGCTACCTATGTCAAGGCATGGAATTTGCAAAAGAATTTAATAAAAACAATTTTTAGCAAATATCAAGTTGCAATAAAACAAGAAGATGAACGTATTTAAATTATTTACAGCCTTATTTTTATTTACCATATCAATCCCTTTACAACAACAACCAGAAGGTATTCATATAACTGTTGAAAAAGGTCATAAGAAAAT from Nonlabens arenilitoris harbors:
- a CDS encoding 3'-5' exonuclease, producing the protein MQLNLRRPICFFDLETTGVNISKDRIVEIAIHKVLPDGTEKTYTYRVNPTVPIPAATTAVHGITDDMVKDEPTFKELAHEIHNIIKDSDLAGFNSNRFDIPLLAEEMLRAGVDFDMGNRNAIDVQNIFHKMEQRTLVAAYKFYCDKDLTDAHSAEADTIATYEVLKGQLDRYPDLDNDMNSLAEFSTRRKPVDFAGMLAFNDQGEECFNFGKHKGKSVVDVLEKEPGYYSWIQNADFPLYTKKVLTAIKLRGFNK